The following coding sequences are from one Panicum hallii strain FIL2 chromosome 5, PHallii_v3.1, whole genome shotgun sequence window:
- the LOC112895647 gene encoding probable acylpyruvase FAHD2, mitochondrial, which produces MATEAQRLLQVSTKIIGVSTNYMVHVKEPGNVPKVPTLFLKPTSSFLHAGTVNAAIEVPEPLESLRHEAEFAVIISRRARDVPEASAMDYIGGYALALDMTAKELQLAAKAAGDSWAMAKGQDTFTPISAVIPKSAVTDPHDLELWLKVDDELRQKGSTGDMIFKIPYLVSYISSIMTLMEGDVILTGTPAGTGPVRVGQKIKAGITGFADNDMEFDVQRRKRLFST; this is translated from the exons ATGGCAACAGAGGCGCAGAGGCTCCTCCAGGTGAGCACCAAGATCATCGGTGTCAGTACCAACTACATGGTGCACGTCAAGGAGCCCGGCAACGTCCCCAAG GTGCCCACGCTGTTCCTGAAGCCTACCTCGTCGTTCCTCCACGCCGGCACGGTCAACGCTGCCATTGAGGTGCCCGAGCCACTTGAGTCGCTGCGCCATGAGGCCGAGTTCGCCGTCATCATCTCCCGACGAGCGCGTGATGTCCCCGAGGCATCCGCCATGGACTATATTGGAG GTTATGCACTTGCTTTGGACATGACAGCAAAAGAACTTCAGCTTGCTGCTAAG GCTGCAGGTGATTCATGGGCTATGGCAAAAGGACAGGACACCTTTACTCCAATCAGTGCAGTT ATACCAAAATCGGCTGTCACTGATCCCCATGATCTGGAGTTGTGGCTTAAG GTGGATGATGAACTCAGGCAGAAGGGCTCCACAGGTGATATGATATTCAAGATTCCTTATTTGGTCAGCTATATCAGTTCCATCATGACGTTAATGGAGGGAGACGTGATCCTGACTG GTACTCCGGCGGGTACAGGTCCTGTCCGAGTAGGCCAGAAGATCAAAGCGGGCATTACTGGCTTCGCTGATAATGATATGGAGTTTGATGTTCAGAGGCGCAAGCGGCTGTTTTCTACCTGA
- the LOC112895757 gene encoding AP-4 complex subunit sigma has protein sequence MTIRFVLFVNKQGQTRVAQYYEHLSLDERRALEGEIVRKCLARTDQQCSFVEHRNYKVVYRRYASLFFLVGVDNDENELAILEFIHLLVETMDRHFGNVCELDIMFHLEKVHFMLEEMVMNGCIVETSKQNILAPIQLMEKTS, from the exons ATGACGATCCGGTTCGTGCTGTTCGTGAACAAGCAGGGCCAGACGCGGGTGGCGCAGTACTACGAGCACCTCTCCCTCGACGAGCGCCGCGCCCTCGAGGGCGAGATCGTCCGCAAGTGCCTCGCCCGCACTGACCAGCAG TGCTCGTTCGTGGAGCACCGGAACTACAAGGTCGTGTACAGGCGCTACGcctccctcttcttcctcgtAGGCGTCGACAACGATGAG AATGAGTTAGCTATCCTTGAATTTATACATCTTTTGGTGGAGACTATGGATCGCCACTTTGGCAATGTG TGTGAGCTTGACATCATGTTCCACCTGGAGAAGGTTCACTTCATGCTGGAAGAGATGGTGATGAATGGTTGCATTGTGGAGACAAGTAAACAGAACATCTTGGCACCGATCCAGCTTATGGAGAAAACTTCTTAA
- the LOC112891946 gene encoding uncharacterized protein LOC112891946 isoform X1, which translates to MDAWMNRYRAFAEGVVIMVCPVLLAISLKKVDLNSEEHGRATPITMLVVATITLTAGICPFLVCCFSKRFSRGSSSSPHTLTKLLAPLSSTLLVALACWIIYLILNNWAYPVIGAVIGLCSMIRTVKYFRTSMGDAATRDEEYSNELENSLDFLAGITALLFLGLEGLALEGQIKSTKIVQDRLTTPIVTSFFVCVVDACLMLVETMPPHNITSNLTEIFDLLTVFSVSMVIFFIMYSLMKLRALLLIAAPFLILLMHVFHVAISGMSSNGTDTDGAPSSSSSSEEHKPASLELSKVTFTGFLAVSIPSISNGSLDSGTECFLHLAASAIVSGLIWRLLTHYKSHTTITAVANVASFYTHLCVAIATFPFTIMAGKALS; encoded by the exons ATG GATGCATGGATGAACCGTTACCGTGCTTTCGCCGAAGGAGTGGTGATTATGGTCTGCCCGGTGCTTCTTGCAATTTCACTGAAGAAGGTTGATCTAAACAGCGAGGAACATGGGCGTGCCACTCCGATTACAATGCTCGTGGTAGCAACCATTACGTTAACTGCCGGTATTTGCCCTTTCCTGGTTTGTTGTTTCTCCAAGAGATTTTCCAGAGGGAGCTCAAGTTCCCCTCATACACTTACCAAGTTGCTGGCCCCCTTATCCAGCACGTTGCTAGTTGCACTTGCCTGCTGGATCATATATCTGATTTTAAACAACTGGGCATACCCGGTAATTGGCGCTGTAATTGGACTCTGTTCCATGATTCGTACCGTCAAGTACTTCAGAACCAGTATGGGTGATGCTGCAACGAGAGATGAAGAATACAGCAATGAACTGGAGAACTCACTTGACTTCTTAGCTGGTATAACTGCACTTCTGTTTCTTGGACTGGAAGGCCTGGCTCTTGAAGGTCAAATTAAAAGCACAAAAATAGTACAAGATCGTCTTACGACACCAATTGTCACAAGCTTCTTTGTTTGCGTTGTCGACGCGTGCTTAATGCTTGTTGAGACAATGCCTCCTCACAACATCACAAGCAACCTAACAGAGATCTTTGATCTGCTCACGGTTTTTTCTGTCTCCAtggtcatcttcttcattatgTACTCACTGATGAAACTAAGAGCATTGCTTCTGATAGCAGCCCCGTTCCTGATTCTCCTGATGCATGTGTTCCACGTCGCCATCAGTGGGATGAGCAGCAATGGAACTGACACAGATGGTGCCcctagcagtagcagcagcagtgaAGAGCATAAACCAGCGTCGCTTGAACTAAGCAAAGTAACATTCACTGGGTTCCTGGCTGTGTCGATACCAAGCATCAGCAATGGTTCACTCGACAGTGGCACCGAATGTTTCTTACACCTTGCTGCATCAGCTATTGTTTCAGGTCTCATATGGAGGCTCCTGACGCATTACAAGTCACACACTACCATCACGGCAGTTGCAAATGTTGCTTCCTTCTACACCCACCTCTGCGTTGCAATTGCTACGTTTCCATTTACGATCATGGCTGGGAAGGCTCTGTCTTGA
- the LOC112891946 gene encoding uncharacterized protein LOC112891946 isoform X2 produces the protein MDAWMNRYRAFAEGVVIMVCPVLLAISLKKVDLNSEEHGRATPITMLVVATITLTAGICPFLVCCFSKRFSRGSSSSPHTLTKLLAPLSSTLLVALACWIIYLILNNWAYPVIGAVIGLCSMIRTVKYFRTSMGDAATRDEEYSNELENSLDFLAGITALLFLGLEGLALEGQIKSTKIVQDRLTTPIVTSFFVCVVDACLMLVETMPPHNITSNLTEIFDLLTVFSVSMVIFFIMYSLMKLRALLLIAAPFLILLMHVFHVAISGMSSNGTDTDGAPSSSSSSEEHKPASLELSKLLFQVSYGGS, from the exons ATG GATGCATGGATGAACCGTTACCGTGCTTTCGCCGAAGGAGTGGTGATTATGGTCTGCCCGGTGCTTCTTGCAATTTCACTGAAGAAGGTTGATCTAAACAGCGAGGAACATGGGCGTGCCACTCCGATTACAATGCTCGTGGTAGCAACCATTACGTTAACTGCCGGTATTTGCCCTTTCCTGGTTTGTTGTTTCTCCAAGAGATTTTCCAGAGGGAGCTCAAGTTCCCCTCATACACTTACCAAGTTGCTGGCCCCCTTATCCAGCACGTTGCTAGTTGCACTTGCCTGCTGGATCATATATCTGATTTTAAACAACTGGGCATACCCGGTAATTGGCGCTGTAATTGGACTCTGTTCCATGATTCGTACCGTCAAGTACTTCAGAACCAGTATGGGTGATGCTGCAACGAGAGATGAAGAATACAGCAATGAACTGGAGAACTCACTTGACTTCTTAGCTGGTATAACTGCACTTCTGTTTCTTGGACTGGAAGGCCTGGCTCTTGAAGGTCAAATTAAAAGCACAAAAATAGTACAAGATCGTCTTACGACACCAATTGTCACAAGCTTCTTTGTTTGCGTTGTCGACGCGTGCTTAATGCTTGTTGAGACAATGCCTCCTCACAACATCACAAGCAACCTAACAGAGATCTTTGATCTGCTCACGGTTTTTTCTGTCTCCAtggtcatcttcttcattatgTACTCACTGATGAAACTAAGAGCATTGCTTCTGATAGCAGCCCCGTTCCTGATTCTCCTGATGCATGTGTTCCACGTCGCCATCAGTGGGATGAGCAGCAATGGAACTGACACAGATGGTGCCcctagcagtagcagcagcagtgaAGAGCATAAACCAGCGTCGCTTGAACTAAGCAAA CTATTGTTTCAGGTCTCATATGGAGGCTCCTGA